Proteins encoded in a region of the Acidobacteriota bacterium genome:
- the metH gene encoding methionine synthase, whose translation MEISRRSIASSSLGDFHRSTPVPFDPPPAAPHLTRLAGLEPLTIRPDSNFQMIGERTNVTGSKKFMRLVKDGNWTEAAAVAMEQVRGGANIIDVNMDEGMLDSEAAMTTFLNYIATEPEIARVPIMVDSSKWSVIEAGLKCVQGKSVVNSISLKEGEADFLHKAMLVRRYGAACVVMAFDETGQADTVERKVAICQRAYKLLTETAGFDPSDIIFDPNILAIATGLEEHNRYAINFIEATKVIKATCPGVKISGGISNLSFSFRGNDVVREAIHSAFLFHAIKAGLDMGIVNAGQLVVYEDIPADLLEHVEDILFDRRPDATERMVTFADKVKGSGKKRELDLTWREKPVEARLAFALVHGVVDFIEVDTEEARLKFARPLEVIEGPLMDGMKTVGDLFGAGKMFLPQVVKSARAMKRAVAYLEPFMEAEKAAQIAAGIDQKPQGRVLMATVKGDVHDIGKNIVGVVLGCNNYEVVDLGVMVSLDKILTTAVEQNVDIVGLSGLITPSLDEMVFVAKEMEHRGMKLPLLIGGATTSKQHTAVKIAPMYSGPTAHVLDASRAVDVVSSLLSDEKRDDYIARTRVDQAELREKYANRSERALLTYEAAKANHLVTDWDTQEIAVPWFVGKRILEDEPLEKIVPFIDWTFFFSAWELKGRFPAIFEHPEYGPAARELYDHAQALLKRIVKDKLFKARGVYGFWPANSVGDDIVVYKDDARNVELARFHMLRQQEPIADKRPNRSLADFVAPKDSMAPDYIGAFAVTTGIGVDELVKEFEAQHDDYNAIIAKALADRLAEAFAEYLHSRARHDWGYGKNEQFTSEELAAEKYRGIRPAFGYPACPDHTEKETLFKLLDAPALGITLTETFAMWPAASVSGLYFSHPQAKYFTVGRIGRDQLEDYAKRKAMPIADAERWLGPNL comes from the coding sequence GTGGAAATCTCCAGGCGATCAATCGCTAGCTCCAGCCTTGGAGATTTCCACAGATCGACACCCGTCCCCTTTGATCCCCCACCCGCCGCCCCCCACCTGACCCGCCTCGCCGGCCTGGAACCCCTGACCATCCGGCCAGACTCCAACTTCCAGATGATCGGCGAGCGCACCAACGTCACCGGCTCGAAGAAGTTCATGCGCCTGGTGAAGGACGGCAACTGGACCGAAGCCGCCGCCGTGGCGATGGAACAGGTCCGCGGCGGCGCAAACATCATCGACGTGAACATGGACGAGGGCATGCTCGACTCGGAAGCTGCCATGACCACGTTCCTGAACTACATCGCGACTGAGCCGGAAATCGCGCGCGTGCCGATCATGGTGGACAGCTCGAAGTGGTCCGTCATCGAGGCCGGCCTCAAGTGTGTGCAGGGCAAGTCGGTGGTGAACTCCATTTCGCTCAAAGAAGGCGAGGCAGACTTCCTGCATAAGGCGATGCTCGTGCGCCGCTACGGCGCGGCCTGCGTAGTGATGGCCTTCGACGAAACCGGCCAGGCCGACACGGTGGAACGCAAAGTCGCGATCTGCCAGCGCGCCTACAAACTGCTGACCGAAACCGCCGGCTTCGACCCGTCGGACATCATCTTCGATCCCAACATCCTGGCCATTGCCACAGGCCTCGAAGAGCACAATCGCTACGCCATCAACTTTATCGAGGCGACAAAGGTCATCAAGGCCACCTGCCCCGGCGTCAAGATCAGCGGCGGCATCAGCAACCTCTCCTTCTCCTTCCGCGGCAACGACGTCGTCCGCGAAGCCATACACTCGGCGTTTCTTTTTCACGCCATCAAGGCCGGTCTCGACATGGGCATCGTCAATGCCGGTCAGTTGGTGGTGTATGAAGACATCCCGGCTGACCTGCTTGAGCACGTGGAAGACATCCTGTTCGATCGGCGGCCCGACGCAACCGAGCGGATGGTTACGTTCGCCGACAAGGTAAAAGGCTCGGGAAAGAAGCGCGAGCTGGATCTCACGTGGCGCGAGAAGCCGGTTGAGGCGCGCCTGGCCTTTGCGCTGGTGCACGGCGTGGTGGACTTCATCGAGGTGGACACCGAGGAAGCGCGCCTGAAGTTCGCGCGTCCGCTGGAAGTCATCGAAGGCCCGCTGATGGACGGCATGAAGACCGTCGGCGACCTCTTCGGCGCGGGCAAGATGTTCCTGCCGCAGGTGGTGAAGAGCGCGCGCGCGATGAAACGCGCCGTGGCGTACCTCGAGCCGTTCATGGAGGCCGAGAAGGCCGCGCAGATTGCCGCCGGCATCGACCAGAAACCGCAGGGCCGCGTGCTCATGGCCACGGTCAAGGGCGACGTCCACGACATCGGCAAGAACATTGTCGGCGTGGTGCTCGGGTGCAACAACTACGAGGTCGTGGACCTGGGCGTGATGGTGTCGCTCGACAAGATTCTCACGACTGCCGTCGAGCAGAACGTGGACATCGTCGGCCTGAGCGGCCTCATTACGCCGTCTCTGGACGAGATGGTGTTTGTGGCCAAGGAGATGGAGCATCGCGGTATGAAGTTGCCGCTGCTCATCGGCGGCGCCACCACCAGCAAGCAGCACACGGCGGTGAAGATTGCGCCGATGTATTCGGGCCCCACCGCGCACGTGCTGGATGCGTCGAGGGCCGTGGACGTGGTGTCGAGCCTGCTCAGTGACGAAAAGCGCGACGACTACATTGCCAGAACGCGCGTGGACCAGGCCGAGCTGCGCGAGAAGTACGCGAACCGATCCGAGCGGGCGTTGCTGACGTATGAGGCGGCGAAGGCCAACCACCTCGTGACGGATTGGGACACGCAGGAGATTGCGGTGCCCTGGTTTGTCGGCAAGAGGATTCTGGAAGACGAGCCGCTAGAGAAGATTGTGCCGTTCATCGACTGGACGTTTTTCTTCTCCGCGTGGGAGCTCAAGGGCCGCTTCCCGGCCATCTTCGAGCATCCCGAGTACGGCCCTGCCGCGCGCGAGCTCTATGACCACGCCCAGGCGCTCCTCAAGCGCATCGTCAAGGACAAGTTGTTCAAGGCGCGCGGCGTCTACGGCTTCTGGCCGGCCAATTCGGTGGGCGACGACATCGTCGTTTATAAGGACGATGCGCGAAATGTGGAGTTGGCGCGGTTCCACATGTTGCGGCAGCAGGAGCCCATTGCGGATAAGCGGCCTAACCGATCGCTCGCGGACTTCGTGGCGCCCAAGGACAGCATGGCGCCCGACTACATCGGCGCGTTTGCGGTGACGACCGGCATCGGTGTGGACGAACTCGTGAAGGAGTTCGAGGCCCAGCACGACGACTACAACGCGATCATCGCCAAGGCGCTGGCCGACCGGCTGGCGGAAGCATTTGCGGAGTACCTGCACTCCCGTGCGCGCCACGACTGGGGCTACGGCAAAAACGAGCAGTTCACCTCCGAGGAGCTTGCGGCAGAAAAGTACCGCGGCATCCGCCCCGCGTTCGGCTACCCCGCGTGTCCCGACCACACGGAGAAGGAAACGCTGTTCAAACTCCTCGACGCGCCGGCCCTGGGCATCACCTTGACCGAAACCTTCGCCATGTGGCCTGCCGCTTCAGTGAGCGGCTTGTACTTCAGCCACCCGCAAGCCAAGTACTTCACCGTCGGCCGCATCGGCCGCGACCAACTCGAGGACTACGCGAAGCGCAAAGCCATGCCCATCGCCGACGCCGAACGCTGGCTGGGGCCGAACTTGTAG
- a CDS encoding homocysteine S-methyltransferase family protein, whose translation MTTKLDKLLRERILVLDGAMGTMIQRHKLTEADFRGERWASHNRDLRGNNDILSITRPAVIAEIHRQYLEAGADIIETNTFSSNVVSQRDYGLESAVYDLNFEGARLAREAADEYTAKNPDKPRFVAGSIGPTNCTLSISPDVNSPSFRALTFDQLKDGYLDQIRGLIDGGVDMLLAETIIDTLSVKACIVAIEEVQAEKGVRLPLMISVTVTDRSGRTLSGQTIDAFYVSVEHARPWCIGINCALGAADMRPYLEELSRQAECWVHAYPNAGLPNAFGEYDEQPEETGRLLKDFAASGFANILGGCCGTTPDHIAAIAKAIAGVQPRIWANRGTGVDLWKSPGDQSLAPALEISTDRHPSPLIPHPPPPT comes from the coding sequence ATGACGACAAAACTCGACAAGCTCCTGCGGGAACGCATCCTCGTGCTCGACGGCGCGATGGGGACGATGATTCAGCGGCACAAGTTGACGGAGGCCGATTTTCGCGGCGAACGATGGGCCTCGCACAACCGCGACCTGCGGGGGAACAACGACATTCTTTCGATCACGCGGCCGGCGGTGATCGCGGAGATTCATCGGCAGTATCTGGAAGCCGGCGCGGACATCATCGAGACCAATACGTTCAGTTCAAATGTGGTCTCGCAGCGCGACTACGGTCTGGAGTCGGCCGTGTACGACCTCAACTTCGAGGGGGCGCGTCTTGCCCGCGAGGCTGCCGACGAATACACCGCGAAGAATCCCGACAAGCCGCGGTTCGTGGCCGGGTCCATCGGGCCCACCAACTGCACGCTGTCGATTTCGCCCGACGTGAACAGCCCGTCGTTTCGCGCGCTGACGTTTGACCAGCTCAAGGACGGCTATCTCGATCAGATCCGCGGCCTTATCGACGGCGGCGTGGACATGCTGCTGGCCGAGACCATCATCGACACGTTGAGCGTGAAGGCCTGCATTGTGGCCATCGAGGAAGTGCAGGCCGAGAAGGGCGTGCGCCTGCCGCTGATGATTTCGGTGACGGTGACCGACCGCAGCGGCCGTACGCTGTCGGGTCAGACGATCGATGCGTTTTACGTGTCGGTGGAGCACGCGCGGCCGTGGTGCATCGGCATCAACTGCGCGCTCGGCGCCGCCGACATGCGCCCGTACCTCGAGGAGCTCTCGCGCCAGGCCGAATGCTGGGTGCACGCCTACCCCAACGCCGGCCTCCCCAACGCCTTCGGCGAATACGACGAGCAACCCGAAGAAACCGGGCGGCTCCTCAAGGACTTCGCGGCTTCTGGATTCGCCAACATTCTCGGGGGGTGCTGTGGCACAACCCCCGACCATATTGCGGCAATCGCGAAAGCGATTGCCGGAGTCCAGCCGAGGATCTGGGCCAATAGGGGGACGGGTGTCGATCTGTGGAAATCTCCAGGCGATCAATCGCTAGCTCCAGCCTTGGAGATTTCCACAGATCGACACCCGTCCCCTTTGATCCCCCACCCGCCGCCCCCCACCTGA
- a CDS encoding metalloregulator ArsR/SmtB family transcription factor — protein MKTASALMRLLGDEARLRLLRLLAREALNVTELTAVMGLAQSGVSRHLGLLKDAKLVTEERTGNFTWYRLNPDVAAAAGPYASIWPWLSETFEATNAATRADDARLEEVRRVRRENFDQHGGGEEKTQLVPGRSWAAWSRALGLLLPAVDVADLGCGEGYLTIEAAHWAKRVYAIDRSAEVLDRAKQMALRRKVKNITWKRGELEKVPLGDASVDVAIASQALHHAKDPAKALAEAFRILRPGGRVVVLDLRQHDEAWVQDTLGDQWLGFSADQLEALITGAGFDRVTVRTGARKSGDPFAVLIAAGTRTK, from the coding sequence ATGAAAACGGCCTCCGCCTTGATGCGACTGCTGGGCGACGAGGCCCGGCTGCGCCTGCTCAGGCTGCTGGCCCGGGAAGCCTTGAACGTCACAGAGCTGACCGCAGTCATGGGACTGGCCCAGTCAGGGGTGTCCCGGCATCTGGGGCTGCTCAAAGACGCCAAACTCGTGACCGAGGAGCGCACCGGCAATTTCACCTGGTACCGGCTCAACCCGGATGTGGCGGCGGCCGCAGGCCCCTACGCGTCCATCTGGCCCTGGCTCAGCGAGACCTTTGAAGCCACAAACGCCGCCACCCGGGCCGACGATGCGCGCTTGGAGGAGGTGCGGCGTGTACGGCGGGAGAACTTCGACCAGCATGGCGGGGGCGAGGAAAAGACCCAGCTGGTGCCTGGCCGGAGCTGGGCGGCATGGTCGCGCGCGCTCGGGCTGCTGTTGCCGGCCGTGGACGTGGCCGATCTGGGGTGCGGCGAGGGGTATCTGACCATTGAGGCCGCCCATTGGGCCAAGCGGGTCTACGCCATCGATCGGTCGGCCGAGGTGCTGGACCGCGCGAAGCAGATGGCGCTGCGCCGCAAGGTCAAGAACATCACGTGGAAGCGCGGCGAGCTCGAGAAGGTCCCCTTAGGCGACGCCTCGGTGGATGTCGCCATCGCCTCGCAGGCCCTGCATCACGCCAAGGACCCGGCGAAAGCGTTGGCCGAAGCGTTTCGCATCCTTCGGCCCGGCGGCCGGGTGGTGGTGCTGGACCTTCGGCAGCATGACGAGGCCTGGGTGCAGGACACGCTGGGCGACCAGTGGTTGGGGTTCAGCGCCGACCAGTTGGAGGCGCTCATCACCGGCGCCGGATTTGATCGCGTCACGGTGCGCACGGGTGCGCGCAAGAGTGGCGATCCTTTTGCGGTGCTCATCGCCGCCGGAACTCGAACGAAATGA
- a CDS encoding sodium:alanine symporter family protein, which yields MQQIADWNGWLNGYVWGWPMIILLIGTGILLTLLTGVAQVRFLGRALSEVLGKITQKSKGDGSVSPFQAVSTALASTVGVGNIAGVATAIGIGGPGALFWLWVSGVLGMCTKYAEIAIAMHYREKDSTGIMRGGAMYILKNGLGMPWLGTVFALLTAVAAFGIGNMVQANSVAGALDASFGIAPSYTGIFMVVITAAVILGGIKRIGQFTEYLVPFMAILYLAGGLTIVAMHAADIPRIFGQIFDGAFSGTAATGGFAGSTIMMAMRYGIARGLFSNEAGLGSAPMVHAAAVTDHPIRQAMYGIFEVFVDTILICTTTGLVILLTGTWDQGLSGAALSAKAFETGLPGTWGSLIVTSGVMLFSFSTLVGWSYYGETGAVYMFGAKAAMPYRILWLVFIYLGAVGSLHLVWDVADTLNGLMAIPNLFAVLMSIPLLLRLQREFFAKPRS from the coding sequence ATGCAACAGATAGCAGACTGGAACGGCTGGCTGAACGGGTACGTGTGGGGATGGCCGATGATCATCCTCCTGATCGGCACAGGCATCCTGCTGACCCTGCTGACGGGGGTGGCGCAGGTCCGCTTCCTTGGACGGGCGCTTTCCGAGGTGCTCGGCAAAATCACGCAGAAGAGCAAGGGTGACGGCAGCGTCAGCCCCTTCCAGGCCGTCTCAACCGCCCTGGCCTCTACGGTGGGCGTGGGCAACATCGCCGGCGTGGCCACGGCCATCGGCATCGGCGGACCTGGCGCACTCTTCTGGCTCTGGGTCTCCGGCGTGCTTGGTATGTGCACGAAATACGCCGAAATCGCCATCGCCATGCACTACCGCGAGAAAGACTCGACGGGCATCATGCGCGGCGGCGCGATGTACATCCTGAAAAACGGCCTCGGCATGCCGTGGCTCGGCACGGTATTCGCCCTGCTGACGGCAGTGGCCGCGTTCGGCATCGGCAACATGGTGCAGGCCAACTCGGTGGCCGGGGCGCTCGACGCGTCATTCGGCATCGCGCCCAGCTACACGGGCATCTTCATGGTGGTCATCACCGCGGCGGTCATTCTTGGCGGCATCAAGCGCATCGGCCAGTTCACTGAGTACCTGGTGCCTTTCATGGCCATCCTGTACCTGGCCGGCGGCCTGACCATCGTGGCCATGCACGCGGCCGACATCCCGCGCATCTTCGGCCAGATCTTCGACGGCGCGTTCTCTGGGACGGCAGCCACGGGCGGATTCGCGGGCAGCACCATCATGATGGCGATGCGCTACGGCATCGCGCGCGGCCTGTTCTCGAATGAGGCCGGCCTGGGCAGCGCGCCCATGGTGCATGCGGCGGCCGTCACGGACCATCCGATTCGCCAGGCGATGTACGGCATCTTCGAGGTGTTCGTAGACACGATCCTGATCTGCACCACCACCGGCCTGGTCATCCTGCTGACCGGCACGTGGGATCAGGGACTGAGCGGCGCCGCGCTTTCGGCAAAGGCATTCGAAACCGGCCTGCCCGGCACGTGGGGCTCACTCATCGTGACCTCCGGCGTGATGCTGTTTTCGTTCTCCACGCTGGTGGGCTGGAGCTACTACGGCGAAACCGGCGCGGTCTACATGTTTGGCGCGAAAGCGGCGATGCCGTATCGCATCCTGTGGCTGGTCTTCATCTACCTCGGCGCCGTGGGATCGCTCCACCTGGTCTGGGACGTGGCCGACACGCTCAACGGCTTGATGGCGATTCCCAACCTGTTCGCCGTGCTCATGTCCATTCCGTTGTTGCTGAGGTTGCAGCGGGAGTTCTTCGCCAAGCCGAGGTCGTAG
- a CDS encoding alpha/beta fold hydrolase yields MADQSPVLLLAHGAGAGSSHPWMRHVASELEARGVRVVTFDFPYMAEGRKMPDRGPILEAAFAEQWAKVAATTTGPIYAGGKSMGGRIASQVAAKGGFSPVPAGLVFFGYPLHPPGKPEMRRDRHLPDISIPMLFLHGTKDPFGSREEMRELIDELPTSTLTFVEGGDHSLVAGRGKPISGELLDGVRRWMK; encoded by the coding sequence GTGGCTGATCAGTCGCCGGTACTCCTGCTTGCCCATGGGGCGGGTGCCGGGTCGTCGCACCCCTGGATGCGCCATGTGGCCTCGGAACTCGAGGCCCGCGGCGTTCGGGTCGTCACGTTCGACTTCCCGTACATGGCCGAAGGCCGCAAGATGCCCGATCGCGGCCCCATCCTTGAAGCGGCGTTTGCCGAACAGTGGGCCAAAGTGGCGGCCACCACGACCGGTCCGATCTACGCCGGCGGCAAGTCGATGGGGGGCCGCATCGCGTCGCAGGTGGCAGCCAAGGGCGGCTTCTCGCCCGTGCCGGCCGGGCTGGTCTTTTTCGGCTATCCGCTGCACCCGCCGGGCAAGCCGGAGATGCGGCGCGACCGGCACCTGCCCGACATCTCGATTCCGATGCTGTTCCTGCACGGCACCAAGGACCCGTTCGGATCGCGCGAGGAAATGCGCGAACTGATCGACGAACTTCCCACTTCCACGCTCACGTTTGTGGAAGGCGGCGACCACTCGCTCGTGGCCGGGCGCGGCAAGCCGATCTCGGGCGAGCTGCTGGACGGGGTCCGTCGCTGGATGAAGTAG
- a CDS encoding HYR domain-containing protein, with protein sequence MRTLCRPLVLCALLGAAACGSETPIPPTPTPNAPTLSCPASSSLVSPDGAAVPLTFTVPTAVGGQLPVPVTCSKLSGSTFPLGSTIVTCTAVDALARQASCNFAVTVTAVPRISKTKFLALGDSITEGRCGPKPNTCPPWTVRFGDLLRERYTLQSFVVTNRGISGEKTPTGEDRLLEELITYKPEVLLLMEGTNDLTAVPANQAEALESLEDMIDIARGQGVAVFIATIAPIAAGGPNDDAVPLVPVFNANIRGMAARKNVPVVDVFAALNADIARYYVGDDLHPTAEGLRVIGETFYAAVRTALDITPTAGSFSSTATPHGLFEPPGRLSPGLKTRPPKTPKLPGR encoded by the coding sequence TTGCGTACCCTCTGCCGCCCCCTCGTTCTATGCGCCCTGCTGGGCGCGGCCGCGTGCGGGTCTGAAACCCCAATTCCGCCGACGCCAACGCCCAACGCCCCGACGCTTTCCTGTCCGGCGTCGTCATCCCTGGTATCGCCCGACGGCGCTGCCGTGCCCCTGACGTTCACCGTGCCGACTGCGGTTGGCGGCCAGCTCCCAGTCCCGGTTACCTGCTCAAAGCTGTCAGGCTCCACCTTCCCGCTCGGCTCCACCATCGTCACCTGCACGGCTGTGGACGCGTTGGCGCGACAGGCGTCGTGCAATTTTGCTGTGACGGTGACGGCGGTCCCCCGCATTTCGAAAACGAAGTTCCTGGCCCTGGGCGACAGCATCACCGAAGGCCGCTGCGGGCCAAAGCCGAACACGTGCCCGCCGTGGACCGTGCGGTTCGGAGACCTGTTGCGCGAGCGCTACACCCTTCAGTCGTTCGTCGTGACGAACCGAGGCATCTCGGGCGAGAAGACGCCCACAGGCGAAGATCGCCTGCTCGAGGAACTCATCACGTACAAGCCCGAGGTGCTGCTCCTGATGGAGGGCACCAACGACCTGACGGCTGTTCCTGCGAACCAGGCTGAAGCTCTTGAATCGCTGGAGGACATGATCGACATCGCCAGGGGGCAGGGCGTCGCGGTGTTCATCGCGACCATTGCGCCTATTGCGGCAGGTGGGCCAAACGACGATGCCGTGCCGCTGGTTCCGGTGTTCAACGCCAACATTCGCGGAATGGCCGCGCGCAAGAACGTGCCGGTGGTGGACGTGTTCGCGGCACTCAACGCCGATATCGCACGTTATTACGTTGGCGACGACCTGCATCCAACGGCAGAAGGTCTGCGAGTCATCGGCGAGACGTTCTACGCGGCCGTGCGCACGGCGCTGGACATTACGCCGACCGCCGGGTCGTTTTCATCGACGGCCACACCACACGGCCTGTTTGAACCACCAGGCCGGCTGTCGCCGGGTCTAAAGACCCGGCCTCCGAAGACCCCTAAGTTACCAGGCCGGTGA
- a CDS encoding ABC transporter ATP-binding protein — protein MSSTPVIQVAGLRKRYGSTLAVDDVSFEVYDGEIFGLIGPNGAGKTTTMECVEGVRKPDGGRISVLGLDPFRDVYALQQRVGVQLQEAHLQKRIKVREAVALWASLYKTKVDTEKLLGQLGLQDKRNAWFMTLSGGQKQRLFIALALINDPELVFLDELTTGLDPQARHAIWDLIRGIRARGKTIFLTTHLMEEAERLCDRVAIIDHGRIVDINSPSGLIRRHCPQRTVILTTEDTTADEKLRALPGVEVSRDDKGALIVRGDAADLMTGVIACLADHRIRVTDFQTVVPTLEDVFLKLTGHTIRQ, from the coding sequence GTGAGCTCAACACCCGTCATTCAGGTCGCCGGCCTCCGGAAGCGCTACGGATCCACGCTGGCTGTGGACGACGTGTCGTTTGAGGTGTACGACGGCGAAATCTTCGGCCTCATCGGACCCAACGGCGCGGGTAAGACGACGACGATGGAGTGCGTGGAGGGGGTGCGGAAGCCGGACGGCGGCAGGATTTCGGTGCTGGGGCTGGATCCGTTCCGCGATGTGTATGCGCTGCAGCAACGCGTGGGTGTGCAGCTTCAGGAAGCGCACCTGCAGAAGCGCATCAAGGTGCGCGAGGCAGTGGCGCTGTGGGCATCGCTCTACAAGACCAAGGTCGATACCGAGAAGCTGCTGGGCCAACTGGGCCTGCAGGACAAACGCAACGCGTGGTTCATGACGCTGTCGGGCGGTCAGAAGCAGCGGTTGTTCATCGCGCTGGCGCTGATCAACGACCCGGAGCTGGTGTTCCTTGACGAACTCACGACCGGCCTTGATCCGCAGGCGCGTCACGCCATCTGGGATCTGATCAGGGGGATTCGCGCACGCGGCAAGACCATCTTCCTGACCACGCACCTCATGGAAGAAGCTGAGCGGCTGTGCGACAGAGTGGCCATCATCGACCACGGACGCATCGTGGATATCAACTCGCCGTCCGGCCTCATCCGCCGGCACTGTCCGCAGCGCACGGTGATCCTGACGACGGAGGACACGACGGCCGACGAAAAGCTGCGGGCGCTCCCTGGCGTGGAGGTCTCGCGCGACGACAAGGGCGCCCTCATCGTGCGAGGCGACGCGGCGGACCTGATGACCGGCGTCATCGCGTGCCTGGCCGACCATCGCATCCGGGTCACGGATTTCCAGACCGTGGTGCCGACGCTTGAGGACGTGTTCTTGAAGCTGACCGGCCACACGATTCGGCAGTAG
- a CDS encoding ABC transporter permease, translated as MFMNGLWNLTWLEIKIFAREPLGFIGTIIIPVIMFVVMGRSLGGRADPSERLRTFVSADLPVFAVMLIALNAVLSLVTIIAIYRESGILKRLRATPLRPHTILTAHVLVKLIFTSVTLALLALAGRRFYPVALDVSWFSFAVALIVSSVSIMSLGFLVASLVPTARFAQPVGTLILYPMLGLSGLFVSIDSMPPAMQSVAHVLPLTYAVSLLRGIWLGDGWLAHGWDVAGLAVVFVICTALSSRVFRWE; from the coding sequence TTGTTTATGAACGGACTGTGGAATCTGACCTGGCTGGAAATCAAGATCTTCGCGCGCGAGCCGCTGGGATTTATCGGCACCATCATCATTCCCGTGATCATGTTTGTGGTGATGGGTCGGTCGCTTGGTGGACGGGCTGATCCCAGCGAACGACTGCGCACTTTTGTCAGCGCTGACCTGCCGGTGTTTGCGGTGATGCTGATCGCGCTGAACGCCGTGTTGTCGCTGGTGACGATCATCGCGATCTATCGCGAGAGCGGCATCCTCAAGCGCCTGCGCGCCACGCCCCTTCGGCCGCACACGATCCTGACGGCGCACGTGCTGGTGAAGCTCATCTTCACGTCCGTGACGCTCGCGCTGCTGGCTCTGGCGGGCCGCCGGTTCTACCCTGTTGCCCTGGACGTGTCGTGGTTCAGTTTCGCCGTCGCGCTCATTGTCAGCAGCGTGAGCATCATGTCGCTGGGCTTTCTCGTGGCCAGCCTCGTACCGACGGCGCGGTTTGCGCAGCCCGTCGGCACACTCATCTTGTATCCGATGCTGGGCCTGTCGGGTTTGTTCGTGTCGATCGACTCCATGCCACCGGCGATGCAGTCGGTGGCACACGTCCTTCCGCTCACTTATGCCGTTTCGTTGTTGCGAGGCATCTGGCTGGGTGACGGCTGGCTGGCCCATGGCTGGGACGTGGCGGGCCTGGCGGTCGTCTTTGTCATCTGCACGGCTCTGTCTTCCCGGGTGTTTCGGTGGGAGTGA